The following are from one region of the Mycolicibacterium diernhoferi genome:
- the zomB gene encoding flagellar motor control protein ZomB — protein MRLQSSVDRLGAAVAARLSNWPAYRYSLSVRLSLWVSVLVVAGLFGWGAWQRRWMADDGLIVLRTVRNLLAGNGPVFNAGERVESNTSTLWTYLITGASWLAGPLRLEYVTLALTLGLSVAGVVFVMLGAARLYAPRLQGRRALLLPAGALIYIAIPPARDFASSGLENGLVLAYVGLLWWLLVCWSQAPAIERARPGHLLTAGLAFVAGLSVLVRPELALVGGGVLVMMVLAAAGWRQWLLIVAAGGALPVAYQIFRMGYYGLLVPQTAIAKDASGAKWAQGLTYLGNFNAPYLLWIPLVLVILIGILLSVSRIQPAARGARGWRRALQSPTAVVIFIVASGALQAVYWVRQGGDFMHGRVLLTAVFLMLAPVAVIPIAVPSTEKFSRRTGYLLAGATGVLWVATAGWSLWAANSPGMGADATRVTYSGIVDERRFYAQATGHAHPLTAADYLDYPRMRAVMVALRNTPDGALLLPSGNYDVWDVVPAIPPPPDRPLPPGENGPHTVFFTNMGMLGMNVGLDVRVIDQIGLTNPLAAHTARLEDARIGHDKNLFADWAVAEGPFLKERPYIPVYLDEDWIIQAGAALECPDTVSKLNAVRSPMGPRRFLSNIVHALDFGSYRIDRVPLYELRRCGLDIPPPKTPEYTGLPATGP, from the coding sequence GTGCGGCTGCAATCCTCAGTTGATCGCCTGGGCGCCGCGGTCGCTGCGCGCCTGAGCAACTGGCCGGCCTACCGCTACAGCCTGTCGGTGCGGCTGAGCCTGTGGGTGTCGGTCCTGGTGGTCGCCGGACTGTTCGGCTGGGGTGCCTGGCAGCGTCGCTGGATGGCCGACGACGGCCTGATCGTGCTGCGCACGGTGCGCAACCTGTTGGCCGGCAACGGCCCGGTGTTCAACGCGGGGGAACGCGTCGAGTCGAACACCTCCACACTGTGGACCTACCTGATCACCGGGGCGAGCTGGCTGGCCGGGCCGCTGCGCCTGGAATACGTGACGCTGGCGCTGACCCTCGGGCTGAGTGTGGCCGGGGTGGTGTTCGTCATGCTCGGCGCCGCACGCCTGTATGCGCCGCGACTACAGGGCCGACGGGCACTGCTGCTGCCGGCCGGCGCGCTGATCTACATCGCCATCCCCCCGGCCCGGGACTTCGCCTCCTCCGGCCTGGAGAACGGCTTGGTGCTGGCCTATGTCGGGCTGCTGTGGTGGCTGTTGGTGTGTTGGTCGCAGGCCCCGGCCATCGAGCGGGCCCGGCCCGGGCACCTTCTGACCGCGGGCCTGGCATTCGTGGCCGGGCTGAGCGTGCTGGTCCGCCCCGAGCTGGCACTGGTCGGCGGCGGGGTGCTGGTGATGATGGTGCTGGCCGCCGCGGGCTGGCGGCAGTGGCTGCTGATCGTGGCGGCCGGTGGTGCACTTCCGGTGGCCTACCAGATCTTCCGGATGGGCTACTACGGCCTGCTGGTGCCGCAGACCGCGATCGCCAAGGACGCCTCGGGCGCGAAATGGGCGCAGGGCCTTACCTATCTGGGCAACTTCAACGCCCCCTATCTGCTGTGGATCCCGCTGGTGCTGGTGATACTGATCGGCATCCTGCTCTCGGTGTCCCGGATCCAGCCGGCCGCGCGGGGTGCGCGAGGCTGGCGTCGCGCACTGCAAAGCCCCACCGCCGTGGTCATCTTCATCGTCGCCAGCGGTGCGCTGCAGGCGGTGTACTGGGTCCGCCAGGGTGGCGACTTCATGCACGGCCGGGTGCTGCTGACGGCGGTGTTCCTGATGCTGGCACCGGTGGCGGTCATCCCCATCGCGGTCCCGTCCACGGAGAAGTTCAGCAGGCGAACGGGTTACCTGCTCGCCGGCGCCACCGGAGTGCTGTGGGTGGCGACCGCGGGCTGGTCCCTGTGGGCGGCGAATTCGCCCGGTATGGGCGCCGACGCGACGCGGGTCACCTATTCCGGGATCGTCGACGAACGACGCTTCTACGCACAGGCGACCGGTCACGCGCATCCGTTGACGGCGGCCGATTACCTGGACTATCCGCGGATGCGCGCCGTCATGGTGGCCTTGCGCAACACCCCGGACGGCGCGCTGCTGCTGCCGTCGGGCAACTACGACGTGTGGGATGTCGTGCCGGCCATCCCGCCGCCGCCGGACCGGCCGCTCCCTCCTGGCGAGAACGGTCCGCACACGGTGTTTTTCACCAACATGGGCATGCTCGGCATGAACGTGGGCCTGGATGTTCGGGTGATCGACCAGATCGGGCTGACCAACCCGCTGGCCGCGCACACGGCGCGACTGGAGGATGCCCGCATCGGCCACGACAAGAACCTGTTCGCGGACTGGGCGGTGGCAGAGGGCCCGTTCCTCAAGGAACGCCCCTATATCCCGGTGTACCTGGACGAGGACTGGATCATCCAGGCCGGGGCCGCGCTGGAATGCCCGGACACCGTCTCGAAGCTGAACGCGGTGCGTTCCCCGATGGGGCCGCGCCGGTTCCTGTCCAACATCGTGCACGCGCTCGACTTCGGTTCCTACCGGATCGACCGGGTTCCGCTCTATGAACTGCGCCGATGCGGTCTGGACATCCCGCCGCCCAAGACTCCGGAGTACACCGGGCTGCCCGCCACCGGACCGTGA
- a CDS encoding esterase family protein, with the protein MRLRAIFGAVLLAMGLWTVSATSDTPAHADAVEYLMVPSAAMGRDIPVAFQAGGPHAVYLLDAFNAAPDVSNWVTAGNAMSTFAGSGVSVAAPAGGAWSLYTNWEQDGSKQWETFLATELPNWLAANKGLAPSGHGVVGASQGGTGALMLATFHPDRFRYAGSMSGFLTPSRTFENGAITAGMAQYGGVNTHDMWGPVQFGRWKWHDPDVHSQLLVDNNTRLWIFSPQTTTCSDPVAMINDCAQAQGSNRTFYSHYRSIGGRNGHFDFPTGGQHDWGNWSAQLAALRGDLVAAIA; encoded by the coding sequence ATGAGGCTGCGCGCGATATTCGGCGCGGTTCTGTTGGCGATGGGCCTGTGGACGGTGTCGGCTACTTCGGACACCCCGGCCCACGCCGATGCCGTCGAGTACCTGATGGTGCCCTCGGCGGCGATGGGCCGCGACATCCCGGTCGCCTTCCAGGCCGGCGGTCCGCACGCGGTCTACCTCCTCGACGCCTTCAACGCCGCCCCCGACGTGAGCAACTGGGTGACCGCGGGCAACGCGATGAGCACCTTCGCCGGTTCGGGCGTCTCGGTGGCGGCGCCGGCCGGTGGCGCATGGAGCCTGTACACCAACTGGGAGCAGGACGGCAGCAAGCAGTGGGAGACCTTCCTGGCCACCGAGCTGCCGAACTGGCTGGCCGCGAACAAGGGCCTGGCGCCGAGCGGGCACGGCGTGGTCGGCGCCTCACAGGGCGGTACCGGTGCTCTGATGCTGGCCACCTTCCACCCCGACCGGTTCCGCTACGCGGGGTCGATGTCGGGATTCCTGACCCCGTCGCGCACGTTCGAGAACGGTGCGATCACCGCCGGCATGGCGCAGTACGGCGGCGTCAACACCCACGACATGTGGGGTCCGGTGCAGTTCGGCCGGTGGAAGTGGCATGACCCGGACGTGCACTCGCAGCTGCTGGTCGACAACAACACCCGGCTGTGGATCTTCAGCCCGCAGACCACCACCTGCAGTGACCCGGTGGCGATGATCAACGACTGTGCACAGGCCCAGGGCAGCAACCGCACCTTCTACTCGCACTACCGCTCGATCGGCGGCCGCAACGGGCACTTCGACTTCCCGACCGGCGGTCAGCACGACTGGGGCAATTGGTCGGCACAGTTGGCGGCACTGCGTGGTGACCTGGTGGCAGCCATCGCCTGA
- a CDS encoding decaprenyl-phosphate phosphoribosyltransferase, producing the protein MSEEPPPTAGPPKTLAGGIVKALRPRQWVKNVLVFAAPVAALGDDRYVYDYREVLVKVLLAFVVFSLAASSVYLVNDARDVEADRAHPTKRFRPIAAGVVPESLAYILAVVLGVSSLVISWLVSPNLAVVIGVYIAIQLAYCFGLKHQPVIDICIVSSGFLIRAIAGGVAAGVPLSQWFLLTMAFGSLFMAAGKRYAELQLAERTGAKIRKSLESYTSSYLRFVWTLSATALVLCYGLWAFERDGSEGSWFAISMIPFTVAILRYAVDVDGGHAGEPEEIALGDRVLQLLAVAWIGTVCAAAILS; encoded by the coding sequence GTGAGCGAAGAGCCCCCTCCGACCGCTGGCCCGCCGAAGACGCTGGCCGGCGGAATCGTCAAGGCGCTACGGCCGCGGCAGTGGGTGAAGAACGTCCTGGTCTTCGCCGCGCCGGTGGCCGCGCTCGGCGACGACCGGTATGTCTACGACTACCGCGAAGTCCTGGTCAAGGTGCTGCTGGCGTTCGTGGTGTTCAGCCTCGCGGCATCGTCGGTGTATCTGGTCAACGACGCCCGGGATGTCGAGGCCGACCGGGCGCACCCCACCAAGCGGTTCCGGCCGATCGCCGCGGGTGTGGTGCCGGAGTCGTTGGCCTACATCCTCGCCGTGGTGCTCGGGGTCTCCTCGCTGGTCATCTCCTGGCTGGTGTCGCCGAACCTGGCCGTGGTGATCGGCGTCTACATCGCCATCCAGCTGGCGTACTGCTTCGGGCTCAAGCACCAGCCGGTGATCGACATCTGCATCGTGTCCTCGGGCTTCCTCATCCGGGCCATCGCCGGCGGCGTGGCGGCCGGTGTGCCGCTGTCGCAATGGTTCCTGCTGACAATGGCCTTCGGCTCGCTGTTCATGGCGGCCGGCAAGCGCTACGCCGAACTGCAGCTCGCCGAACGCACCGGCGCCAAGATCCGCAAATCGTTGGAGAGCTACACCAGTTCGTACCTGCGTTTCGTGTGGACGCTGTCGGCCACCGCGCTAGTGCTCTGCTACGGACTCTGGGCGTTCGAACGCGACGGCAGCGAAGGCTCCTGGTTCGCCATCTCGATGATTCCCTTCACGGTCGCGATCCTGCGGTACGCCGTCGACGTCGACGGCGGACATGCCGGAGAGCCCGAGGAGATAGCACTGGGGGACCGCGTGCTGCAGCTGCTCGCGGTGGCGTGGATCGGAACCGTCTGTGCGGCTGCAATCCTCAGTTGA
- the culp6 gene encoding carboxylesterase Culp6: MAKKSRRRRHRILALAAAGAIAVLVAVLVAGVVVFLRQPDTPPVATPPGAPDVPGAVPPTGKPRPEFQDASCPDVQLVSIPGTWESSPHLDPFNPVQFPIALLLNVTNPLRAEFGTDRVEIYTVPYTAEFHNPFSADGQMSYNDSRAEGLSATVRAMTDMNNRCPLTSYVLVGFSQGAVIAGDIASDIGNGRGPVDQDLVLGVMLIADGRRQDGVGQNLSPNPPGQGAEITLHELPMLSAMGLSMTGPREGGFGALDDRTYQICGAGDLICAAPESAFSVGNLPATLSTLLGSAAGPVHALYNTPQFWTLDGKTTTQWTLDWVRNLIENAPHPKHG; this comes from the coding sequence ATGGCGAAAAAGAGCCGACGTAGGCGGCACCGCATACTCGCGCTGGCTGCGGCCGGGGCGATCGCGGTGCTGGTGGCGGTGCTCGTCGCCGGTGTGGTGGTGTTCTTGCGTCAGCCCGACACCCCGCCCGTCGCCACGCCCCCGGGCGCGCCCGACGTGCCCGGCGCCGTGCCGCCGACGGGTAAGCCGCGCCCGGAGTTCCAGGACGCCAGCTGCCCGGACGTCCAGCTGGTCTCGATTCCGGGAACCTGGGAGTCCTCCCCGCACCTCGACCCGTTCAACCCGGTGCAGTTCCCGATCGCGTTGTTGCTCAACGTCACCAATCCGCTGCGCGCCGAGTTCGGCACCGACCGGGTGGAGATCTACACCGTCCCCTACACCGCGGAGTTCCACAATCCGTTCTCCGCCGACGGCCAGATGTCCTACAACGACAGCCGGGCCGAGGGGCTCAGCGCCACGGTGCGGGCGATGACGGATATGAACAACCGGTGCCCGCTGACCAGCTACGTGCTGGTGGGCTTCTCCCAGGGCGCGGTGATCGCCGGGGACATCGCCAGTGATATCGGTAACGGCCGTGGCCCGGTGGACCAGGATCTGGTGCTCGGAGTGATGCTGATCGCCGACGGCCGCCGCCAGGACGGCGTGGGCCAGAACCTCAGCCCCAACCCACCGGGGCAGGGTGCCGAGATCACCCTGCACGAATTGCCCATGCTGTCCGCCATGGGCTTGTCGATGACCGGGCCCCGCGAGGGTGGGTTCGGCGCACTCGACGACCGCACCTACCAGATCTGCGGTGCGGGCGATCTGATCTGCGCGGCCCCGGAATCGGCGTTCTCGGTGGGCAATCTGCCGGCCACCCTGAGTACCCTGCTGGGCAGTGCCGCGGGACCGGTGCACGCGCTGTACAACACGCCGCAGTTCTGGACACTGGATGGAAAGACCACCACCCAGTGGACGCTGGATTGGGTGCGCAATCTGATCGAGAACGCGCCGCATCCCAAGCACGGTTGA
- a CDS encoding DUF732 domain-containing protein → MARNRRWVNTLAKWPVVSPTLIVVAPMMLASVTTLSTGCSLGDRTLTTIGQPAAASTEEQVRGLQGALRAGGHPEKHFAVTADQRAYLDALVDAGVQPSDDLMALSIGAYVCQARAAGQSEHAVWDFVVPLVRDDVDDAHAGSVAPDIDEVDAATADYIRIATERLC, encoded by the coding sequence GTGGCGCGCAACCGACGGTGGGTGAACACCCTGGCAAAGTGGCCGGTGGTCTCCCCGACGTTGATCGTGGTGGCCCCGATGATGCTGGCCTCGGTGACCACGTTGTCCACCGGCTGTTCGCTCGGCGACCGGACGCTGACCACCATCGGCCAACCCGCCGCGGCGTCCACCGAGGAGCAGGTGCGCGGTTTGCAGGGCGCGTTGCGGGCCGGCGGACATCCCGAGAAGCACTTCGCGGTGACCGCCGATCAGCGGGCCTACCTCGACGCGTTGGTCGATGCCGGGGTGCAGCCCTCCGACGATCTGATGGCCCTGAGCATCGGCGCCTACGTCTGCCAGGCCCGCGCCGCCGGACAGTCCGAGCACGCGGTCTGGGATTTCGTGGTGCCGCTGGTCCGCGACGACGTCGACGACGCCCACGCGGGCTCGGTCGCCCCGGACATCGATGAGGTCGACGCCGCCACGGCTGACTACATTCGCATCGCTACCGAACGGCTCTGCTGA
- a CDS encoding esterase family protein: MSFVSKLRGATRRVVVATAAVAVLPGLVSAVGGSATAGAFSRPGLPVEYLEVPSAGMGRDIRVQFQSGGENSPGVYLLDGLRAQDDFNGWDINTAAFEWYDGSGLSVIMPVGGQSSFYSDWYKPACGKAGCSTYKWETFLTQELPAFLETKGVDRTRSAAVGLSMAGSAALTLAIWHPGQFQYAASLSGYLNPSEGWWPFLINISMGDAGGYKADDMWGKTEDESSAWKRNDPMVNMDRLVANNTRVWLFCGNGKPAEVNGNVAGDNLPAKFLESLTLRTNKTFKDEYIAAGGTNGVFNFPAGGTHDWPYWGQQLQTMKPDIQRVLGATPAA, translated from the coding sequence ATGAGTTTCGTTTCGAAGTTGCGCGGTGCCACGCGCCGAGTGGTGGTCGCGACCGCAGCGGTCGCGGTACTGCCCGGTTTGGTGAGCGCCGTCGGCGGCTCGGCGACAGCTGGAGCTTTCTCGCGGCCGGGTCTGCCGGTCGAATACCTCGAGGTCCCGTCGGCCGGGATGGGCCGCGACATCCGCGTCCAGTTCCAGAGCGGCGGGGAGAACTCGCCCGGGGTCTACCTGCTCGACGGTCTGCGCGCCCAGGACGACTTCAACGGCTGGGACATCAACACCGCCGCCTTCGAGTGGTACGACGGCTCGGGCCTGTCGGTGATCATGCCGGTCGGCGGCCAGTCCAGCTTCTACTCCGACTGGTACAAGCCCGCCTGCGGCAAGGCCGGTTGCTCCACCTACAAGTGGGAGACCTTCCTCACCCAGGAGCTGCCCGCATTCCTGGAGACCAAGGGCGTGGACCGCACCCGATCGGCCGCCGTCGGTCTGTCGATGGCCGGATCGGCCGCGCTGACCCTGGCCATCTGGCATCCCGGGCAGTTCCAGTACGCCGCCTCGCTGTCGGGCTACCTGAACCCCTCCGAGGGGTGGTGGCCGTTCCTGATCAACATCTCCATGGGTGACGCGGGCGGCTACAAGGCCGACGACATGTGGGGCAAGACCGAGGACGAGAGCAGCGCCTGGAAGCGCAACGACCCGATGGTCAACATGGACCGTCTCGTCGCCAACAACACCCGCGTCTGGCTGTTCTGCGGTAACGGAAAGCCGGCCGAGGTCAACGGCAACGTGGCGGGCGACAACCTGCCCGCGAAGTTCCTGGAGAGCTTGACGCTGCGCACCAACAAGACGTTCAAGGACGAGTACATCGCTGCCGGCGGCACCAACGGTGTCTTCAACTTCCCGGCGGGTGGAACGCACGACTGGCCGTACTGGGGTCAGCAGCTGCAGACCATGAAGCCGGACATCCAGCGCGTGCTGGGTGCCACCCCCGCGGCGTAG
- a CDS encoding phosphatase PAP2 family protein, translating into MAGDLAPEETALVAVQAALAGRPGVLATARALSHFGEHSAGWVGVSALGAVLSPRRRREWLAVGVGAFGAHAAAVLIKRVVKRPRPHHPAIAINVGTPSKLSFPSAHATSTTAAAILLARVTGTRLPLLLVPTMALSRLVLGVHYPTDVLTGIAVGSTVARTVGAVTGPPSKEKTL; encoded by the coding sequence GTGGCAGGCGATCTGGCGCCCGAAGAGACGGCGCTGGTAGCGGTTCAGGCCGCCTTGGCCGGGCGGCCCGGGGTGCTGGCCACCGCCCGCGCGCTGTCGCACTTCGGTGAGCACAGCGCCGGCTGGGTCGGTGTCTCGGCGCTCGGCGCCGTGCTGTCGCCCCGGCGGCGCCGGGAGTGGCTGGCCGTCGGTGTCGGCGCGTTCGGCGCCCATGCGGCCGCCGTTCTGATCAAGCGGGTCGTCAAGCGCCCGCGCCCGCATCACCCGGCCATCGCCATCAATGTGGGCACGCCGAGCAAGCTGAGCTTCCCGTCCGCGCACGCGACGTCGACCACCGCGGCCGCGATCCTGCTGGCGCGGGTCACCGGAACCCGGTTGCCGCTGCTGCTGGTTCCGACGATGGCGCTGTCACGCCTGGTGCTGGGGGTGCACTATCCGACCGATGTGCTGACCGGAATCGCGGTCGGCAGCACGGTCGCCCGGACCGTCGGTGCCGTCACGGGCCCGCCTTCGAAGGAGAAAACCCTGTGA
- the fadD32 gene encoding long-chain-fatty-acid--AMP ligase FadD32: MPFHNPFIKNGQIKLPDNGSIVQHVERWAKVRGDKLAYRFLDYSVERDGVARDLTWAQFSARNRAVAARLQQVTQEGDRVAILSPQNLNYLVAMYGAIYAGRIAVPLFDPSEPGHVGRLHAVLDDCEPAAVLTTTDAAEGVRKFFRSRPANQRPRVIAVDAVPDEVAGTWEPVDVTIDTVAYLQYTSGSTRIPTGVQITHQNLATNIVQIIEALEGEEGDRGLSWLPFFHDMGLITALLAPMIGHNFTFMTPAAFVRRPGRWIREMARKPEDTGGVISVAPNFAFDHAAARGLPKEGEPPLDLSNVKAVLNGSEPISAATVRRFNEAFGPYGFSPKAIKPSYGLAEATLFVSTTPASEEPKILYVDRDALNNNRIVEVDADSPTAVAQASAGKVGISEWAAIVDAESATELPDGQIGEIWISGNNMGTGYWGKPDETVNTFQNILKSRTTPSHAEGAADDATWVRTGDYGAFYDGDLYITGRVKDLVIIDGRNHYPQDLEYSAQEASKAVRTGFAAAFSVPANQLPAEVFDDAHTGLKFDPEDTSEQLVIVAERAPGSHKLELGPVIDDIRAAIAVRHGVTVRDVLLTPAGAIPRTSSGKIGRRACRAGYLDGSLRSGKIANDFPDETD; this comes from the coding sequence ATGCCGTTCCATAACCCGTTCATCAAGAACGGACAGATCAAGCTCCCCGACAACGGCAGCATCGTGCAGCACGTCGAGCGCTGGGCCAAGGTCCGCGGCGACAAGCTCGCCTACCGCTTCCTGGACTACTCGGTCGAGCGTGACGGGGTCGCGCGCGATCTGACCTGGGCACAGTTCAGCGCCCGCAACCGGGCCGTCGCCGCCCGCCTGCAGCAGGTCACCCAGGAAGGCGACCGGGTCGCCATCCTGAGCCCGCAGAACCTCAACTACCTGGTGGCCATGTACGGCGCCATCTACGCCGGCCGCATCGCGGTGCCGCTGTTCGACCCCTCCGAGCCCGGGCACGTCGGCCGACTGCATGCCGTACTCGACGACTGCGAGCCCGCCGCGGTGCTGACCACCACCGATGCCGCCGAGGGTGTGCGCAAGTTCTTCCGCAGCCGCCCGGCCAACCAGCGTCCCCGCGTGATCGCCGTCGACGCGGTGCCCGACGAGGTCGCCGGCACCTGGGAGCCGGTCGATGTGACGATCGACACCGTCGCCTACCTGCAGTACACCTCGGGTTCGACGCGCATCCCGACCGGTGTGCAGATCACCCATCAGAACCTGGCCACCAACATCGTGCAGATCATCGAGGCGCTGGAGGGAGAAGAGGGCGACCGCGGTCTGTCCTGGCTGCCGTTCTTCCACGACATGGGCCTGATCACCGCGCTGCTGGCGCCGATGATCGGCCACAACTTCACCTTCATGACCCCGGCCGCCTTCGTGCGTCGTCCCGGTCGCTGGATCCGCGAGATGGCCCGCAAGCCCGAGGACACCGGTGGTGTCATCTCGGTGGCCCCGAACTTCGCCTTCGACCACGCCGCCGCGCGCGGGCTGCCCAAGGAGGGCGAGCCGCCGCTGGACCTCTCCAACGTCAAGGCGGTCCTCAACGGCAGCGAGCCGATCTCGGCGGCCACCGTGCGCCGGTTCAACGAGGCCTTCGGCCCGTACGGATTCTCGCCCAAGGCCATCAAGCCCTCTTACGGGCTGGCCGAGGCCACCCTGTTCGTGTCGACCACCCCGGCGTCCGAAGAGCCCAAGATTCTCTACGTCGACCGCGACGCGCTGAACAACAACCGGATCGTCGAGGTGGACGCCGATTCGCCGACGGCCGTCGCGCAGGCCTCCGCCGGCAAGGTCGGTATCTCGGAGTGGGCCGCGATCGTGGACGCCGAGTCGGCCACCGAGCTGCCCGACGGTCAGATCGGTGAGATCTGGATCAGCGGCAACAACATGGGCACCGGCTACTGGGGCAAGCCCGACGAGACGGTCAACACCTTCCAGAACATCCTCAAGTCGCGCACCACCCCGTCGCACGCCGAGGGCGCCGCCGACGACGCCACCTGGGTGCGCACCGGTGACTACGGCGCCTTCTACGACGGTGACCTCTACATCACCGGCCGCGTCAAGGACCTCGTCATCATCGACGGCCGCAACCACTACCCCCAAGACCTGGAGTACTCGGCGCAGGAGGCCAGCAAGGCCGTGCGCACCGGGTTCGCCGCGGCGTTCTCGGTGCCGGCCAACCAGCTGCCCGCCGAGGTGTTCGACGACGCACACACCGGGTTGAAGTTCGACCCTGAGGACACCTCCGAGCAGCTGGTGATCGTCGCCGAGCGGGCGCCCGGATCGCACAAGCTCGAGCTGGGCCCGGTCATCGACGACATCCGTGCCGCGATCGCGGTGCGCCACGGTGTCACCGTGCGCGACGTGCTGCTGACACCGGCGGGTGCGATCCCGCGTACCTCCAGCGGCAAGATCGGCCGGCGCGCCTGCCGGGCCGGCTACCTGGACGGCAGCCTGCGCAGCGGCAAGATCGCCAACGACTTCCCCGATGAGACCGACTGA
- a CDS encoding esterase family protein, translating to MRRTRFARPLRAMLVAIAAAATMVWVPAPTAGAFSREGLPVEYLDVFSPSMNRNIRVQFQDGGATAPAGAAGSKAVYLLDGLRAQDDYNGWDINTAAFEWFYESGVSVVMPVGGQSSFYSDWYSPSSFNNQAYTYKWETFLTSELPQWLAANKQVSPTGNGVVGLSMAGGAALILAAYHPAQFTYAASLSGFLNPSSTFMKQAIRVAMLDSGGYNVDNMWGPPWDPAWKRNDPTEQVGRLVAAGTRLWIYCAPGGSTQLDENADPGQKFNADSLEGLAIGSNKKFQERYTAAGGRNATFDFPPAGNHSWAYWGAQLQALKPDLIATINR from the coding sequence ATGCGTAGAACCCGTTTCGCGAGACCGCTGCGCGCGATGTTGGTGGCGATCGCCGCCGCGGCGACGATGGTCTGGGTGCCCGCACCCACCGCCGGCGCGTTCTCCCGCGAGGGTCTGCCGGTCGAGTACCTCGACGTGTTCTCCCCGTCGATGAACCGCAACATCCGGGTGCAGTTCCAGGACGGAGGCGCTACGGCGCCGGCCGGTGCAGCGGGCAGCAAGGCCGTCTATCTCCTCGACGGTCTGCGTGCCCAGGACGACTACAACGGCTGGGACATCAACACCGCGGCCTTCGAATGGTTCTACGAATCCGGGGTTTCGGTCGTCATGCCGGTCGGCGGCCAGTCCAGCTTCTACTCCGACTGGTATTCGCCGTCGAGCTTCAACAACCAGGCCTACACCTACAAGTGGGAAACCTTCCTCACCAGCGAACTGCCGCAGTGGCTGGCCGCCAACAAGCAGGTCAGCCCGACCGGCAACGGCGTGGTCGGGCTGTCGATGGCGGGCGGGGCGGCACTCATCCTGGCGGCCTACCATCCGGCCCAATTCACTTATGCCGCATCATTATCCGGGTTCCTCAATCCGTCGAGCACCTTCATGAAGCAGGCCATCCGAGTCGCCATGCTCGACTCCGGCGGTTACAACGTGGACAACATGTGGGGGCCGCCGTGGGATCCGGCCTGGAAGCGCAACGATCCCACCGAGCAGGTCGGAAGGCTGGTCGCTGCCGGCACCCGGTTGTGGATCTACTGTGCGCCAGGCGGTTCCACGCAGCTGGACGAGAACGCCGACCCCGGCCAGAAGTTCAACGCCGACAGCCTGGAAGGGCTGGCGATCGGCAGCAACAAGAAGTTCCAGGAGCGCTACACCGCCGCCGGCGGGCGCAACGCGACCTTCGACTTCCCTCCCGCCGGGAACCATTCATGGGCGTACTGGGGAGCCCAATTACAAGCTCTCAAGCCCGATCTGATCGCCACGATCAATCGCTGA